The Arachis ipaensis cultivar K30076 chromosome B05, Araip1.1, whole genome shotgun sequence nucleotide sequence CCGACCTTccaaccatttcattcacaaaggaagatgggcgaggaataatccctgggcacgacgacccagtggtaattaccatgatcctggcaaatgcccatctacacagaacactagtagaccaaggaagctcagcggacatcctctttaagcccgctttcgacaaactaggtttagatgagaaagagttaagagcctaccccgacaccttgtatggattaggcgacacgccaataaagccactaggatttttgcccctccacaccacctttggaaagggggagaaatcaaagactctgagtatagacttcatagtcatcgacgtggggtcggcctataatgctttaatcggcagagctacccttaatcgactcggagcggtggtatcgacaccccacctctgcatgaaattcccgacctcagcggggatagcaacggtgaggggagatcagaagttggcaaggaaatgctacaatgaaagcctaaacctgaggggaaaaggcaaagaagttcACACAATAGAGCTCGGTGGAGCAAGGATTAAAGAAGAGCTGCGACCACGACCCGGAAGAAAAACCGAGGAGATTCAGGTcggagaagaggaaggaaaaagcACTCACATAGGAACCAACCTGGGGGAAACCCTAAGACAAGAATTGattaagctcctaagagataattccgatctcttcgcctggaaggcctccgacatgcctgagATAGATCCAAAactcatgtcccacaagctctcggtCTACTCGGGATCTCGACCTGTACAACAacgaagacgcaagctcggcccagagcTAGCTCTAATAGTAGAGGAGCAAGTACAAGCGCTCCTAGAAGCCGGTTTCATCAGAGAAGTCgaatatccaacatggctagccaatgtggtactagtcaaaaaacaaaatggtaaatggagaatgtgcgtcgactataccgacttaaataaggcatgttccaaggacccttatccactaccaagcattgacaccctagtagactctagctcggggtatcaatacttgtcgttcatggacgcctactcagggtataaccaaatcccgatgtatgaacGAATGCGATGAGGCGTTCCAGGTgttcaaaaagtttttgagccaacctcctattttgacccgacctgtagccggaaaagacctcgtcctatacctatccgtggcagacaaggctgtctcagcagccttgataagagaagacgagaACGGTCAACACCCAatctatttcatcagtaaagttctacagggccctgagctaaggtatcacaaattagagaagtttgcctactccttagtgatagcctctcgaaggctacgaccttactttcaagctcacacaataagagtccgcacgaaccaacccatgaagcaaatcctccaaaagacggatgttgtaggaagaatggttcaatgggcgatagagctctccgagttcgacttgaagtacgaaactcggacggcgattaaagcccagagcctcgccgacttcattgcagaatatgcaggggatcaagaggataaaccaactacatgggaactctatgcagatggatcctccaataaaacaggaagcggcgcagacataatattggtagatgaaaggggaacccagatagaggtttccctcaagtttgaattcccagcttcaaataatcaggcagaatatgaagccttgattgtaggattgaagctggcagaagaagtcggtgctacgaaGGTAATGGTATAcagtgactctcaagtggtgacctcccaaataagtggagaatatcaggcaaaagacccaaatatgaagagatacttggaaaaaactctggagcaCCTTGGGCgttttgcagaaaccgaggtcacGCACATAACTCGGGAcctaaatagcagagcagacgccctatccaagttagcaagtaccaagccaggaggaaataacagaagcctgatccaagagactctccaggaaccctcagtggtaaaaatggaagacaaacaagaagtctttgaagtggtcggattaaacctcggatggatgaaccccttggtcgaatacctgaaattcgacatccttcccaaggaggaaaaggaggccaagaaaatccgaagggaagcacaacactataccttggtaaaaaatattctctatagaagggggatatcaacaccattgttaaagtgtgtACCGACCTCAAGAGCCACCGAGGTATTAGAGGAGGTACATAGTGGAATCTGCGGGAACCATTCTTAGCAAGAGGAGTAGAAGGATCACCACCACCAGGACCAGGAGTTGGAGAGAAAGTCGGAGGCGGCAgaagaactcggagcgtccttagagcgaggaggggactctaggatcctctgcccccgagtcttcaaatcagACTCAAACTCCACCAcggggacaggaggatccacgatggcaccatcaataacaaTCTTATCAGGGTCCAAAGGAGAGAGGTCCAAGTtaggagcaatgactccgacctgctccttaaaaaccctccaagcctcatcagcaccatccgcaatagagtcctccaactcagTATAGGCCTTCCGGGCATTCAGCAAGTCAttctttacagacacaagatcagcaaataaactattgtagctggcttgcgctgctttcctcaaatccacctccatgttgcattgggcttgcaacttcttctccttctcccggAGGCTGGCCCTCTCCTCCCTCAGCTTGGCAACTTCCCCCTCCAACTCCCtctcatgctcctgatatatgCGAAGCCTGCCTTCCAGCTCATCGACCCTCGAGGTCgtccctaaagagctgagaggagtcttctcaaatatatctaagagtttgccacaaatccccgccgtcttgagactctcctcaaccacagtggtgaggtagtgccgaacagaaacatcatccatactcaTACGAGCATGGGATaaatgttctttcggacgaacgcaagagcgtccgcctcaccagaagcgccagactctaaggtcttgcgcttcttcgGCTCTGGTTCAGGAGTAGGTCGGACAGAAGGGGGTGGCAGAGAGGAAGCAGAGGAAGAAATTACAATAGGTTGGGAGGGAGTCCCgacgttccgaggaggaggaggaggagagacaaCCGCCCTAGCACCACCAGATCTGGCACGAGACCTTGCCTTGGCTTCTTGAACCCTCTGGTAAGACTCTTGAGCGTTTTTCTTTGCCATCTCTGCAAAAAAAAATTGGTAGCTAAAAGTCAGACAAGTCGGTAAAAAAAATTGCAagtcgaaaataaataagaaacgcaaaaagctacctagttgtgaCTGGACAAAAGTCggcgacccctggagaaattttttagtatccaaGTAGGGGGCCcccccccacacttctcggaggaaccctacGATGGCCGCCTCCACTTCGTCCAGGTcgtccagaccatatttctcacGGAAGAAAAACGCCCAAACGGGTGACCATactctcatacataaaaaagaaatgaggggccgcctcgtcggccctcccgaagcaaacccggtcttctggacccgggactaccaactcatacttcggctcatcctcttcagaagtacaaattctgtggTGAGTACGTAGGTGGGTGATAAACTCGGTATCGACTGAAGGctcctcccctaggaccgtgacaTCGACCCACTGAGAGAGAACATCTACGGAagtcattttctttttttaaaaggggtgacaagaaacctacaaaaagaaaaagaaaatcaacacacggtctctaaagggaCGGGGTACGGAACTAAAGCCTACAAACCAATCTACCTACAAAATAAAAGCACGCAAATAGAAAGCATGTTGCAGAAGGGGAAAAAGCTAACCTTTAAGTCTGAAATCAAGACTGGAGGAAGTAAAAGCCTTCGAACCGCAAGAATGCAGCACGAACGAATGCAAGGAAAATTTGAaagatcgcagaaacgaaacaacgaaagagagggaaagtatttataagaacgttaggggcataatggtaaaattgGGGCAANNNNNNNNNNNNNNNNNNNNNNNNNNNNNNNNNNNNNNNNNNNNNNNNNNNNNNNNNNNNNNNNNNNNNNNNNNNNNNNNNNNNNNNNNNNNNNNNNNNNNNNNNNNNNNNNNNNNNNNNNNNGGTCCTCTTGCAAATCGGCTACGACCCCGAgttgaatactcgaacccaaatcctaaaaagaaattgggctcgagtaggggcactgttcataccctggcccaataataaAGGTCCAGGACCCAAGCAAATAGGCCCAACCCAAAGAGTTGGCCCTCACCCAGTACCAGCTTTCATCCcaagaagtcggtactgaacacgacctgctccaaagaagtcggatacgagggttagctggcagataacactcattcgaatgagtaactgcccctagaaactctctaaccacttcatagagtcatatcttaacctccctaagatatgggaacggttatccacctaaaaaggtggcactacttcagcggtggttattggttcaccactataaatacactgacaccattcaggtatctctaagttccaatactctctgacctgctcacactcttgctaacttaggcatcggagtgtctttgcaggtaccaccccctattATTTCACACTtgcaagtcggacggaggaataCCGAGAACAGAtccactcgaaagccacctccttcatacgtttgggccaaccagcGCCATCcaacccattaatctccggttacccaccgtaacagaTTTTTTTAGCATATTAAATGGCGCTAGTgtgctttctttgtttttttttgtttttttgtttttgctctTTCTTTGGGCCTATGGCCCCTCATATCGTCAGAAAAACGATCTTCTAATAGGTTTAGATATTTTACCTCAGGTGGAATGCAGAAGCAAATGAAAAAACACTCCGTTTTTCTACCCAAAAAATAAGGGCTTTCTAAATGATTTACAAAAAGAAAAGTTTGTGTTAGACCAAATATATATGTATACAAAATAGGTGGATGTTACAATACTCCTTTAATATTTTAATGCTTGGAGTTTTTAAACTCcatataattttaacaaaaaaaaaaaaacaccattaaaatttaaaattcaattcacCTTGCGTAGATTTAGATTAACATTTAATGCACATTGATAAAATCAATAAACAATTAATacatttttttgaaaaactaCAAACATATTAATTACAacttgtaaaatatatttttaataaatgatAATTATAATTACGAgttatctaaaaataaaataaatttaaattaaaacaaaaaatttagtcCAAATAGAATTTAATGTTGATTCTTTTCTCTCTCCTTGCTGATTTAATGCTGATTCTTTTCTCTTTCGTTAGTAATTAAATGATCATTCTTTTCTCTCTTTAGTTAAGGAGCACTAAAACTCCAAACAACTTTGGAGTATCAAATCACCGATGTTAcaatacttcttttttttttttccaaaaataatatgttatatttcattaattattaaaaaatgaaatataaagatgtccaaaagcagaacagcataataaaaggtggaaattttctaaaaaattacactgaaggtattcatccaacggtgcgtggtcgaaaaacgaagaaaaatcttaaagaaaaaataatgataaatcaaattgaatgcaactaagagcttgtttcatggagatgacgacctaaactgtgagttctttggatttcacaaagcaacttgacagagcttgctagaatggcagacgaCATAGAAgtagaattttcaaaaatcaactggttgcgagctttccagcagttccaacaaatgatggcaagcaattgaggattacggtcagcattcttcaacgggttaagtatctctgttgatgcagtccaccatgtccaaaagtcgttagaactctgagggggaagacagtcacgaagataactctgagaccatacgtctttaattctagagcaatcgatcaaacaatgagtgactgtttccgttgcttcatgacagcaagggcatattggtgatatagatggatgcggtgatgaatctgagcaagcaccggaagtcggccatggagagctttccagataaatagcttaattttgtgaggcaagttcaactttcatagatcaatccacggctttttctgttacatataattagggcaaagctccagagGCGGATGGTAAAAGAAATAGCAAATTCTGTAGcttgaagctgtatcatattgcttggatttgttcaaatcccattgcaatttgtccctactctgctgaattttaacggacaaaatcctgtttgcaacgtcttggggaaataattcttgaatggtTTCTGATTCCAATTTGGAGTTTTGAAACTCTTTTAGATTATCAATATTGTAATGTATGTTGGCACAATTTTCTAATAGGTATTCTATTAAtagaatttttattatatattgataACATCATCAAACAATTAATgtcaataaattatatttttaaaaaaaattaatatttaaaaaattaacactaacataaaattatacttttaaataaaaattataaaataatcataaaatatataTCTCAGATTTTTAtagttaaaattaaatttaaaaataattttaaataagtaGTCACAAATCAAAGAGCAAAATAGTGTTAAATTATCGTTAGATTTGTAATTAGAGTTGTTGCTTCTGATATTTAACTCATGAAGTTAGGGTGTAAATATGTTTTTGTAATTAAACCTGGACCGATCATATCAGTTTGCATTGATTTGAATATCGGATTAGAATTcgatttctttaaaaaaaagaaaaaaaaattgcaaagaaaaaaataagaataaaaaaatgtgaatgaTGATTAAAGTTTGATCTTTcaattataatattataataaattttttaaatgttataataatttaatatgagtaatattaataaaaaagtataatagtcaccaaaaaaaaataataaaaagtataaTAAGCCCAACCTGACCATAAGTCCAAACGGATCCAATATAAAATTTAATGCTAgccaaacaaattttaaataaaaaaacacaaaataatcaTACATGCTAAGGTTCTTTCTAACTTCTTAAAAGGAGTTTTAGTACTCCAAAGCTTTAAGGAGTACGTCAATTTTtatgtattataaatatatttatttgatttatttaaatttatattttNNNNNNNNNNNNNNNNNNNNNNNNNNNNNNNNNNNNNNNNNNNNNNNNNNNNNNNNNNNNNNNNNNNNNNNNNNNNNNNNNNNNNNNNNNNNNNNNNNNNNNNNNNNNNNNNNNNNNNNNNNNNNNNNNNNNNNNNNNNNNNNNNNNNNNNNNNtaataataataataatgatataaTGATGCTAGATTTTGTTAAGAGATAAGACTAAATGATTCATACAAAGTTCAAGATAAACATGTTTGAAATTAAAagtaattctattttttttaataaataatttgaaaAGGTATGAGAAGGTGAGGTGGCACGGCTGCTGATTATCCTAATTCAGTTGAATGCTGGTGCATAtttatctttaatttatgttattttagaaaaaaagttaaagaattgtatttttattaaaatttaattagtatttaattataaaaaataaataattttatattattaaatataattttacaaaatttaaaatattaagatCTCTAACATTAATGGATCTAAtattacaaaataataaaataatgagaGTACATTTCTTTTATGTAGTATATACCAAAGCGTAGCCCACATGCGCTGCACCTGTGCCTCCAGGTCCTCCTACTCTTCTTTCTGGCGTAGAGAGATGGAGATCAGTGCTGTCCTGGCAAGCTTTCAACTGAGTTTTAAGATAAATATGTTTGAAATTAAAAGTAATCctatctttttttaataaataatttggaGAGGCAGGAGTAGGTGAGGTGGCACCTCTGCTGATTACCCTAATTCAGTTANNNNNNNNNNNNNNNNNNNNNNNNNNNNNNNNNNNNNNNNNNNNNNNNNNNNNNNNNNNNNNNNNNNNNNNNNNNNNNNNNNNNNNNNNNNNNNNATTAAAATctagttaatatttaattattaaaaatatatatataattttatattattaaatataatttcataccattaaaaatattaataataattaattgataattataaattattaaatatgcTGATCCCTAACATTAATGTATCTAATATtacaaaacaataaaataatgagGGCACCTTTCTTTTGTGTAGTATATACCAAAGCGTAGCCCACATGCGCTGCAGCCtccacgtcctcctcctcttctttctgGCTTAGAGAAATGGAGACCAGCGCCGTCCTGGCAAGCTTTCGACTCAGTTTTCCGATCTGCCCCTCCCTCCACCACTCTTCTCCTCCGTCTCTCAAGGTATCTCGCTCTCTCCATCTATCTCAATTCATTATTTTCTTTCTCACTTCCAATCTCATTTTTTGACCAATTTTTCAGTTCCAAAAGCAGTTTCTTCCCCCTTCCCACAACCATGTGCTGCACTACCCTTCTCCTCTCCCTCTCACGCCTACTCCTTCTCTTTCAAATGCGTCGTACAGTCAAACCGTTGAATTAGCAGACATAGAATGGGACAACCTCGGATTCGGTCTTCAACCTACTGATTACATGTACATCATGAAATGTCCACACGGCGGAACCTTCTCTAAAGGTGAACTCAAACGCTTTGGCAATATCGAATTGAACCCCTCCGCTGGTGTTCTCAACTATGGCCAGGGTTTATTTGAGGGTTTGAAGGCATACCGCAAGGAAGATGGCAACATTCTTCTCTTCCGTCCAGAAGAAAATGCTCTTAGGTTGCAGATGGGTGCGGAGCGCATGTGTATGCCTTCTCCTACTGTTGACCAGTTCGTTGAATCTGTTAAAGACACTGTTTTGGCAAACAAACGTTGGGTACTCTCTTATTCCCATCTACCATTACACATGTGTCATGCTTTTGAGGTGAAATCTAATTTGGCTTTAATTTCAGGTTCCCCCTACGGGTAAAGGCTCATTGTATATTAGGCCATTGCTAATGGGAAGTGGACCTGTTCTTGGTCTTGCACCCGCTCCAGAGTACACATTTCTTATATACGTTTCACCTGTTGGAAACTACTTTAAGGTAATCCATCTTTAAAATATTCCATATTCTTCTTTTGGAAGAGTTAGACACAAAAATGGTTAGTGTTTAGTACTGCTGGATAAGTAGAAATTTATGTGCTTTTTTTGTGAGGTGATTGAAGAGGTTTGGATTTGTAGTTTGTAAAGATGACGAAACATTGTAGTAATCTTCAAACGGTCCACCATAATGTCACCCTCATTCTTGCGGTGTTATGATCCGATGGTATCACAATGGTTGTTATTAATTCAATATGGACAACTATAATCATCTCTGTTTGtatcttttgttgtaattttgaACATACTTATAAGTTGTGCTTAAAAATTTATGAAATATTAATTTATCACAGGAAGGTTTGGCCCCAATCAATTTGATTATTGAGAATGAATTACATCGTGCAACTCCTGGTGGCACTGGAAGTGTGAAGACTATCGGAAACTATGCTGCAGTAAGCCTGatctcttttcttcttgtttggtCTTGGCAGTTGATTGCAGATATT carries:
- the LOC107642674 gene encoding branched-chain amino acid aminotransferase 2, chloroplastic isoform X3; amino-acid sequence: METSAVLASFRLSFPICPSLHHSSPPSLKFQKQFLPPSHNHVLHYPSPLPLTPTPSLSNASYSQTVELADIEWDNLGFGLQPTDYMYIMKCPHGGTFSKGELKRFGNIELNPSAGVLNYGQGLFEGLKAYRKEDGNILLFRPEENALRLQMGAERMCMPSPTVDQFVESVKDTVLANKRWVPPTGKGSLYIRPLLMGSGPVLGLAPAPEYTFLIYVSPVGNYFKEGLAPINLIIENELHRATPGGTGSVKTIGNYAAGNNISTPAIKGTILPGITRKSIIDVARSQGFQVEERLVSVDELLDADEVFCTGTAVVVSPVGSVTYLGNRVSYGEGIGAVSQELYSVLTRLQMGITEDVMNWTVELR
- the LOC107642674 gene encoding branched-chain amino acid aminotransferase 2, chloroplastic isoform X1, with product METSAVLASFRLSFPICPSLHHSSPPSLKFQKQFLPPSHNHVLHYPSPLPLTPTPSLSNASYSQTVELADIEWDNLGFGLQPTDYMYIMKCPHGGTFSKGELKRFGNIELNPSAGVLNYGQGLFEGLKAYRKEDGNILLFRPEENALRLQMGAERMCMPSPTVDQFVESVKDTVLANKRWVPPTGKGSLYIRPLLMGSGPVLGLAPAPEYTFLIYVSPVGNYFKEGLAPINLIIENELHRATPGGTGSVKTIGNYAAVLKAQSVAKAKGYSDVLYLDCVHKKYLEEVSSCNIFVVKGNNISTPAIKGTILPGITRKSIIDVARSQGFQVEERLVSVDELLDADEVFCTGTAVVVSPVGSVTYLGNRVSYGEGIGAVSQELYSVLTRLQMGITEDVMNWTVELR
- the LOC107642674 gene encoding branched-chain amino acid aminotransferase 2, chloroplastic isoform X2, with amino-acid sequence METSAVLASFRLSFPICPSLHHSSPPSLKFQKQFLPPSHNHVLHYPSPLPLTPTPSLSNASYSQTVELADIEWDNLGFGLQPTDYMYIMKCPHGGTFSKGELKRFGNIELNPSAGVLNYGQGLFEGLKAYRKEDGNILLFRPEENALRLQMGAERMCMPSPTVDQFVESVKDTVLANKRWVPPTGKGSLYIRPLLMGSGPVLGLAPAPEYTFLIYVSPVGNYFKEGLAPINLIIENELHRATPGGTGSVKTIGNYAAVLKAQSVAKAKGYSDVLYLDCVHKKYLEEVSSCNIFVVKGNNISTPAIKGTILPGITRKSIIDVARSQGFQVEERLVSVDELLDADEVFCTVLLILATGYPMEKVLEQCPRNSIVSLQDYRWVLQRM